A single Anopheles arabiensis isolate DONGOLA chromosome 2, AaraD3, whole genome shotgun sequence DNA region contains:
- the LOC120894180 gene encoding golgin subfamily A member 3-like, whose protein sequence is MKKMQQVKHNECIRLKTKIGELSEVITKLEGQLSTVKTDNARLQTDLLECQKQNVDHKTEVNRLELELTKAASELIRQSMKTQDLEETLESCRTELNQISKQRKDLSRAFDKTDDQQRLKMKNLHETLQKSEYEKAELDGQIRRRHCELQAAIAREHQALRDNALLQQKLTALENQSK, encoded by the exons AATGTATACgattgaaaactaaaattggaGAACTGTCGGAGGTAATAACGAAG ttGGAAGGGCAGCTTTCGACAGTAAAGACCGATAATGCTCGCTTGCAAACAG ATTTGCTTGAGTGTCAGAAACAAAATGTAGATCATAAGACAGAAGTTAACCGACTTGAATTGGAACTCACAAAAGCTGCTTCAGAGTTGATTAGG CAATCAATGAAGACACAGGATCTGGAGGAAACTTTGGAAAGCTGTAGAACAG AACttaatcaaatttcaaaacaacgCAAGGATCTAAGTAGAGCTTTCGATAAGACGGATGATCAGCAacgtttaaaaatgaaaaacctGCACGAAACCTTGCAGAAATCGGAGTATGAGAAAGCTGAATTGGATGGCCAAATCAGACGG CGTCATTGTGAATTGCAAGCTGCAATAGCACGGGAACATCAGGCTTTACGTGACAATGCGCTACTGCAACAGAAGCTGACAGCGCttgaaaatcaatcaaaataa
- the LOC120893680 gene encoding optineurin-like translates to MASKHILERAETALELAQEFLLEAEDEMFDEDEIDEEENESETCDKKENEANTPVEGENADDEEKGRKGNANGKEKDSTTEPKSKKSSKGMGKKLKSLMGVVMQPLGSKVNWKIDFNLGVNASNQKDKSENKVDSKIEKADTPRNPKKSEQLSENDKKIASLENENKRLEKIAHKFLDECIRLKTRVGELSEVEAQLTAVKADNERLKAELLEHQKLRQSLTENLATQTEEHRKEVKRLDEELRTAKTDFTKLKCKSEEQGQEILRSRKELEALSKQHVNLKKEMDCKAEQYLLEVTKLNESLQQTETEKSELNLLLEKLKADLQIAYEHNTNANTQNAQLQQKMRAMENDKNMLGLQYEASNAKVSELRRAIHVLESNAFTTTTAQTSSDGSFSCPICGAQFTSLANMQLHAEDCNA, encoded by the exons ATGGCTAGCAAACACATTCTAGAACGGGCGGAAACTGCTCTAGAGTTAGCGCAAGAGTTTCTGCTCGAGGCGGAAGATGAAATGTTCGACGAGGATGAAATTGATGAGGAAGAAAACGAGAGCGAAACTTGTGATAAGaaggaaaatgaagcaaataccCCAGTGGAAGGTGAAAATGCAGATGACGAAGAAAAGGGACGTAAAGGCAATGCAAATGGCAAAGAAAAAGACTCAACTACG GAGCCTAAAAGCAAGAAATCGTCCAAAGGTATGGGCAAAAAGTTGAAAAGTTTGATGGGCGTAGTAATGCAACCGCTTG GTTCAAAGGTGAACTGGAAAATAGATTTCAACTTGGGAGTAAATGCATCAAACCAGAAGGACAAAAGCGAGAACAAAGTGGATTCTAAAATCGAGAAAGCCGACACTCCGCGCAATCCAAAGAAGAGTGAACAGTTGtctgaaaatgataaaaagatTGCAAGC CtggaaaacgaaaataaacgaTTGGAAAAGATTGCACATAAATTTCTTGACG AGTGTATTCGACTAAAAACAAGAGTCGGAGAGCTTTCAGAG GTGGAAGCACAACTTACGGCGGTAAAAGCTGATAACGAGCGGCTCAAAGCAG AATTGCTTGAACATCAAAAGCTTCGCCAAAGCTTGACAGAAAACTTAGCAACCCAAACTGAAGAACATCGGAAGGAAGTCAAACGACTTGATGAAGAGCTTAGAACGGCTAAGACCGACTTCACAAAG CTAAAATGCAAAAGCGAAGAACAAGGGCAGGAAATACTTCGCTCGAGAAAAG AACTGGAAGCACTTTCAAAACAGCATGTGAATCTTAAGAAAGAGATGGATTGTAAAGCGGAGCAGTATCTTTTAGAAGTGACGAAGCTCAATGAAAGCTTGCAACAGACAGAAACGGAAAAAAGTGAGCTGAATTTGCTTCTTGAAAAG CTTAAAGCTGATTTGCAAATTGCATATGAGCAcaacacaaacgcaaacacacaaaacgcgCAATTGCAGCAGAAGATGAGAGCGatggaaaatgataaaaacatGTTAGGGTTACAGTATGAAGCTTCCAACGCTAAAGTGTCTGAGTTGCGTCGTGCGATACATGT tttggAATCAAACGCTTTTACAACGACTACGGCACAAACGTCAAGTGATGGTTCGTTCTCTTGCCCCATATGCGGAGCCCAGTTCACCAGTTTGGCCAATATGCAGCTCCATGCAGAGGATTGTAATGCATAA